In the Silvanigrella aquatica genome, ATTTTGATAGCACCATGTTGCGTATTGGTAGCATGAATATGCTTTTGCACGGTGTAGAAAACCCCGATGTTTTGTATCGTGATTCTCTGTCACAAGATCATTCCGATGAAGAAGAAAAATACACGTTACTTCTTGCAAATCCTCCCTTTGCTGGTTCTCTTGATAATGAAAATGTCGCTAAAAATTTACAACAAGTGGTGAAAACCAAAAAAACCGAATTGTTATTTCTTGCCCTTATTTTACAGCTTTTAAAACCAGGAGGACGTGCTGCTGTCATTGTTCCCGATGGAGTTTTATTTGGCTCCAGTAAAGCACATAAAGAGTTACGAAAAATGATTGTGGAAGAACAAAAACTCGATGCTGTTGTTTCTTTACCTGGCGGTGTTTTTAAACCTTATGCCGGTGTTTCAACCGCAATTTTATTTTTTACAAAAACAAATTCTGGTGGAACTGACTCGGTTTGGTTTTACGATGTTAAAGCGGACGGTTGGAGTTTAGATGACAAACGTACTCCTTTATTAAGTGAAGATAAACTTGGTGCCACATTACAAGTTAAATTAAATAGTGATGAATTAAATAAAAATAATTTACCCGATGTGCTTAATCGTTTTGAAAAAAGAAATACAGAAGAACGAAAACGCAAACGTACCGAACAAAGTTTTTGTGTTCCTAAAAAAGATATTGTCGCTCAAGACTACGATTTAAGCTTAAACCGATACAAAGAAGTTGTGCATGAGGAAGTAGAACATCGTGCTCCTTTAGAAATTCTTGCAGACCTTGCGAAATTAGAAACCGAAATTCAGCGAGGGATGAAAGAGTTAGAAGGGATGTTGGGATGAAATATGTAAAATTAACTGAAGTATGTAAATTATTGTCTGGCTTTGCTTGGAGCGCATCTAAGTTTAATTCCAATAATTGTGGCGTACCCATAATAAGAATTCAAAACGTTGATTCAAAAAATGAAAAGGAATTCTTATATTGGGATCATGAATATAATGAAAAATTTGTCATTAATTCTGGAGATCTACTTCTTACTTTATCAGGTAGCTTTAGAGTTGTTGAATGGAGCGGGCCAAGAGCTCTTTTAAACCAACGTATAGTTAAATTAATTCCAAACGAAAATAAAATTTCAAGATCTTGGTTATTACATTCACTAAAAAGCAAACTTCTTCAGATAGAGCACATGGGTAAACACGCGCTTGTAAATAATGTTTCTCTAGAAGATCTTCAAAAATTGGCACTTTATCTCCCTCCTCTCCCAGAACAAAAAAGAATTGCAGACATTCTTGATCGCGCTGACGAACTTCGCACAAAACGCCGCCAAGCTATTGAGCATCTGAATGAACTTAAACAATCTATTTTTTTGGATATGTTTGGGGATCCTGTTGAAAATGATCGAAAATGGGAAACAAAAAAAATATCTGATTTTGTTTTAGGTTTTGAAAGTGGAAAAAGTATAGTTGCTGATGATAATGAAGATAGCAGCTCCAAATACCGTGTATTAAAAGTTAGTTCGGTGACAAAACTTCAATTCGCACCTGATGAAAGTAAACCGTTACCTCCAAATTATACGCCTCCACCAGCACATATTGTACATAATGGAGATCTTTTATTCAGTAGAGCAAATACTTCTGAATTAATTGGTGCAACTGCATATGTATATTCAACTCCAAATAACTTAACTTTATCTGATAAATTATGGAGATTTATTTGGTACTCATCAATAAAAGCAGATCCTTTTTATGTTTGTCATCTCTTTCAACAACCAAAATTTCGTTTTGAAATTGCAAGGCGAGCCACTGGTACTAGTGGATCAATGAAAAACATAACTCAAGATAAGGTTCTTTCTATGCTCGTCGGCCATCCAAAAATTAACTTACAAACTAAATTTGGAAAGTTAATTTATGAAATTGAAAAAACAAGATTAAAACAAATTAATCATTTAAAATTAATTGACGATCTCTTCTCCTCCCTCCAAGACCGCGCCTTTAAAGGCGAACTTAGTAAAAACGATTCCTTAGAAAGTATTTTAAAAAACCATGCAAAAAAACAAAACAAACAACCAGAGAGCCAATTATGAGCAACTTTTCTTTTCTTCAAGCAGATTGGGAGTTCCTATACGAAGCAGCAAATAAAGCAGAAAATTCGATACATCATGATCCACGAACGTCTTGTTTTTATACTAGACGTTGTCTTGAGCTTGCTGTTTCTTGGTTATATAAGTTCGATAATTCTTTAAGCATGCCCTACCAAGATAATTTAAGTTCCCTTATCCATGAAAAAACATTTAAAGACCTTGTTGGCGAAGCATTATTTCAAAAAATGCGGATCATTACAAAACTAGGTAACAACGCTGTTCATAGCAGTAGAGAAGTAACAACCAGAGACGCGATATTAACTGTAAAAGAATTATTTCACATATGTTATTGGCTAGCGCGGGGGTATAATAAATATCAAAAACTACCTGAATCATTAATGTATAATGATTCTTTAGTCCCCCAAACGATTCTCGTTCCGAAAAAAACAATTGAACAATTAAAAACATACGAAACCGAATATCAAGAACAAAAAGAAAAAAATTCAAAATTAATAAATGATAAAACAAATTTAGATTCTGAAATTGAAAAATTAAGAGCAGAAATAGCAGAAATTAAAAAGCTAAATTCGGCAAGAATAGATACCCATGATTATTCCGAAGAACAAACGCGAGATTATTTTATTGATCTCTTATTAAAAGAATCAGGTTGGTCTTTAGGTAATGAAAAAGATCGAGAATATAAAGTAACAGGCATGCCAAGCAATTCAGGCGTTGGGTATGTTGACTATGTTTTGTGGGGGGATGATGGCAAACCACTTGGCGTTGTCGAAGCTAAACGTACTAAAAAAGATCCACAAATAGGGAAAGAACAAGCAAAACTGTATGCCGACTGCTTAGAAAAAGAACATGGTGTGCGTCCCGTTATTTTTTACACAAATGGCTACGATCATTATTTGTGGGATGATTTAAATTATCCTCCAAGAAAAGTTCAGGGTTTTTATACAAAACAAGAACTGCAACTCTTAATCCAGAGACGTAACACAAAAAAATCTATAGTTGATGCAGAAATAAATGATGAAATTGCAGGCCGTTATTATCAATACCGTGCCATAAAAAAAATATGCGAATCTTTTGAAAAAGAAAAAAATCGCAAAGCTTTGGTTGTCATGGCCACAGGAACAGGTAAAACGAGAACTGTTATTGCTCTGTGCGATGTTCTTATGCAAAGTAATTGGGTAAAACGAGTTTTGTTTTTAGCGGATAGAGTTTCGCTTGTAAAACAAGCTTTAAATGCGTTTAAAAAATTTCTGCCAAATTCTTCGCCTGTTAATTTAATTGAAGACCATGCAGGACAAGGGCGTGTGTGTGTTTCAACTTATCAGACTATGATGGGATTAATTAACGAAACAAATGAAGAAAAAAGAATTTTTACCCCAGGTTATTTTGATTTAATTATTGTAGATGAAGCACACCGTTCCGTATATCAAAAATACAAACATATTTTTAGTTACTTTGATTCGTTGCTTGTGGGGCTTACCGCTACTCCAAGAAGTGAAATAGATAGAAACACTTACGATCTTTTTGATCTCCAAGAAAATGTTCCAACAGATGCCTATGAATTATCTATTGCTATAGAAGAAAAATATTTAGTTCCGCCTATTCCTACTTCTGTTCCTACATGGTTTTTACGAGAAGGAATTAAATACAATGAACTTTCAGATCAAGAAAAACAGCAATGGGATGAAATAGAATGGAGTGAAGAAGCAGATGAAATAAGACCACAAACCATTGATGCTAGTGCTCTCAATAACTGGCTCTTTAACGTGAATACCGTAGATAAAGTTTTAGAATATTTAATGACGCGAGGTATTTGTGTAAATGGAGGCGATCGAATTGGAAAAACAATTATATTTGCAAAAAACCAAGCACACGCAAATTTTATTGCGGAGCGTTTTGATGCAAATTATCCACATTTTAAAGGTTCATTTGCCAAAATTATTACCCATAGTACAGCCTATGCACAAAATATTTTGGAAGACTTTTCGATAAAAGAGAAAGAGCCGCATATAGCCATTTCTGTAGATATGCTTGATACAGGGATAGATGTTCCAGAAGTTGTGAATCTTGTCTTTTTTAAAATGGTCAGATCAAAAACCAAGTTTTGGCAAATGATAGGTCGTGGTACACGCTTATGTCCTGATTTATTTGCTCCAGGCAAAGATAAAGAAAATTTTTATATTTTCGATTATTGTCAAAACTTAGAATTTTTTGGACAAAATCCAGAACTAAAAGAACCTTCCGTTCAAAAGTCTATTTCACATCGTTTATTTACTACAAGGCTTGAATATATTCAAAGTTTAAATAATGATGCCAATTACATTGGAATTATTGATGACACAAAAAAGGAACTGCACAAAGAAATAGCGGCAATGAATGTAGAGAATTTTGTAGTCAGGCACTATAGAAAAAGTGTTGAAAAATTTGCTAATTTTGATTCTTGGAAAGAATTATCTGAAGATGATTATGAAGCCCTGTCTGACGAAGTTGCTGGGCTACCATGTGAATTAGAGGCAGAGCCTCAAGAATTAAAAAGATTTGATATTTTAATGTACCAAATGCAAATATCTATATTAAACGATCAATCAGAATATCAAAAATATTCTGAAAAATTAATTTCAATTTGTAATTTACTTCAAGAAAAATCGAATATACCTAGCGTAGCTAAACATATGGATCTTATAATAGACATTCAAAATGAAGAATGGTGGCAAGATATCAACATTCCTATACTTGAAAATACAAGAAAAAATCTTAGAAATTTAGTTGTCTTTATTGAAAAATCTCAAAGAAGAATTGTTTATACCAATTTTGAGGACATAATTGATGAAGGTACAATTGTTCCTATTCCAATTTCAGGGGAAAATAGTAACTTTTCTGCTGAGGGAAATTTAGAAAACTTTAAAATAAAAGCACAATTATTTTTAAAAAAACATTTAAATCATATTTCAATTCATAAAATTAAAATGAATGTTCCTTTAACAAAAAAAGATCTTTTAGAAATTGAAAAAATATTTATTGAAAACAATATTGGAAACGAAGAGTCTATTCATCTAATTTCACAACAATCGGATGGCCTTGGTGTATTTATTCGAAGCCTTGTAGGATTAGATAAAGAAGCAGCTAAAAAAGCTTTTTCCTTATTCTTAAATGGTAAAACATTAAGTAGCAGTCAAATTAATTTTATAAATTTAATTATTGATCATTTAACTTCTAAAGGTAACATGGATCCTAAATTACTTTATGAATCACCATTTACAGATCTAAGTAATAAAGGACCTGAAGGAATTTTTAATATAAAAGAAATAGATCATATATGTGAAATTTTATCTATGATTCATAAAAATGCAAAAGTTGCTTAAGTAGGAAAATACTATGACTCAGGAAGAAACTTATGCGGGACTAAAATTAACCCAAAAAACTTATGACTTTTTAAAACAGCACTCAGACAATAAATATACTGCAAATGAAATTGCTGCGTGGATTTTTAAAAATTATCCAAAAGAATGTCTAGAAAAACAAAATAGATCGACAGCTCAAATCATGCCTTTAAATAATGACAATGCAATTGTTAAGCAAATTACGGCCGAGATTGCAGCTAAACGGCCACGCTTACAAAATCAGCATCCTCAAATTAAGACAACCGAAGGTCGGCCAAAAAAATATTACTATACGGAACAAAGCGATGCTGTTGAAATTATAAAAGCAGAAGAAAATTCATTTAAAAGTGAAGAAACTCAAAATGAAAATCAATTAAGTGAAAAAGATCTTTACCCTATTTTATCAGAATATTTGTGGTCAGAACTAGAGATATATAGCAAAATAATTAATGAAAAATGTTCAAAAAATTCTCGAGGACCAAATGGGAACAAGTGGCTTTACCCCGATGTTGTTGGCATGCAAGACTTAACACAAGGCTGGCTTCGTGAAGTTAAGGACTGTGTCAAAGTTTATTCGGATAAAGAAACAAAATTATGGTCTTTTGAAGTTAAAATTCTTTTGAA is a window encoding:
- a CDS encoding HsdM family class I SAM-dependent methyltransferase, translating into MLTGELRNQIDKIWDSFWTGGISNPLEVLEQITYLLFLRRLDDLQTLEENKATRLKKSMEKQIFPNGKDQKGRNYQDLRWSRFKNQSPAEMFTVISEHVFPFLRNLGGDGSTYSGHMKDARFTIPTPALLAKVVDLLDQVPMEDRDTKGDLYEYMLGKIATAGQNGQFRTPRHIIRLMVEMMKPNPKDVICDPASGTCGFLVAASEYLREKHPEILRDAKLKDHFHHKAFHGFDFDSTMLRIGSMNMLLHGVENPDVLYRDSLSQDHSDEEEKYTLLLANPPFAGSLDNENVAKNLQQVVKTKKTELLFLALILQLLKPGGRAAVIVPDGVLFGSSKAHKELRKMIVEEQKLDAVVSLPGGVFKPYAGVSTAILFFTKTNSGGTDSVWFYDVKADGWSLDDKRTPLLSEDKLGATLQVKLNSDELNKNNLPDVLNRFEKRNTEERKRKRTEQSFCVPKKDIVAQDYDLSLNRYKEVVHEEVEHRAPLEILADLAKLETEIQRGMKELEGMLG
- a CDS encoding restriction endonuclease subunit S, translating into MKYVKLTEVCKLLSGFAWSASKFNSNNCGVPIIRIQNVDSKNEKEFLYWDHEYNEKFVINSGDLLLTLSGSFRVVEWSGPRALLNQRIVKLIPNENKISRSWLLHSLKSKLLQIEHMGKHALVNNVSLEDLQKLALYLPPLPEQKRIADILDRADELRTKRRQAIEHLNELKQSIFLDMFGDPVENDRKWETKKISDFVLGFESGKSIVADDNEDSSSKYRVLKVSSVTKLQFAPDESKPLPPNYTPPPAHIVHNGDLLFSRANTSELIGATAYVYSTPNNLTLSDKLWRFIWYSSIKADPFYVCHLFQQPKFRFEIARRATGTSGSMKNITQDKVLSMLVGHPKINLQTKFGKLIYEIEKTRLKQINHLKLIDDLFSSLQDRAFKGELSKNDSLESILKNHAKKQNKQPESQL
- a CDS encoding DEAD/DEAH box helicase family protein — its product is MSNFSFLQADWEFLYEAANKAENSIHHDPRTSCFYTRRCLELAVSWLYKFDNSLSMPYQDNLSSLIHEKTFKDLVGEALFQKMRIITKLGNNAVHSSREVTTRDAILTVKELFHICYWLARGYNKYQKLPESLMYNDSLVPQTILVPKKTIEQLKTYETEYQEQKEKNSKLINDKTNLDSEIEKLRAEIAEIKKLNSARIDTHDYSEEQTRDYFIDLLLKESGWSLGNEKDREYKVTGMPSNSGVGYVDYVLWGDDGKPLGVVEAKRTKKDPQIGKEQAKLYADCLEKEHGVRPVIFYTNGYDHYLWDDLNYPPRKVQGFYTKQELQLLIQRRNTKKSIVDAEINDEIAGRYYQYRAIKKICESFEKEKNRKALVVMATGTGKTRTVIALCDVLMQSNWVKRVLFLADRVSLVKQALNAFKKFLPNSSPVNLIEDHAGQGRVCVSTYQTMMGLINETNEEKRIFTPGYFDLIIVDEAHRSVYQKYKHIFSYFDSLLVGLTATPRSEIDRNTYDLFDLQENVPTDAYELSIAIEEKYLVPPIPTSVPTWFLREGIKYNELSDQEKQQWDEIEWSEEADEIRPQTIDASALNNWLFNVNTVDKVLEYLMTRGICVNGGDRIGKTIIFAKNQAHANFIAERFDANYPHFKGSFAKIITHSTAYAQNILEDFSIKEKEPHIAISVDMLDTGIDVPEVVNLVFFKMVRSKTKFWQMIGRGTRLCPDLFAPGKDKENFYIFDYCQNLEFFGQNPELKEPSVQKSISHRLFTTRLEYIQSLNNDANYIGIIDDTKKELHKEIAAMNVENFVVRHYRKSVEKFANFDSWKELSEDDYEALSDEVAGLPCELEAEPQELKRFDILMYQMQISILNDQSEYQKYSEKLISICNLLQEKSNIPSVAKHMDLIIDIQNEEWWQDINIPILENTRKNLRNLVVFIEKSQRRIVYTNFEDIIDEGTIVPIPISGENSNFSAEGNLENFKIKAQLFLKKHLNHISIHKIKMNVPLTKKDLLEIEKIFIENNIGNEESIHLISQQSDGLGVFIRSLVGLDKEAAKKAFSLFLNGKTLSSSQINFINLIIDHLTSKGNMDPKLLYESPFTDLSNKGPEGIFNIKEIDHICEILSMIHKNAKVA
- a CDS encoding COG2958 family protein, producing MTQEETYAGLKLTQKTYDFLKQHSDNKYTANEIAAWIFKNYPKECLEKQNRSTAQIMPLNNDNAIVKQITAEIAAKRPRLQNQHPQIKTTEGRPKKYYYTEQSDAVEIIKAEENSFKSEETQNENQLSEKDLYPILSEYLWSELEIYSKIINEKCSKNSRGPNGNKWLYPDVVGMQDLTQGWLREVKDCVKVYSDKETKLWSFEVKILLNRSNVRESFFQTVSNSSWANFSYLVASEIEEKTLSELRMLSSLHGIGLIKLDIEIPSESQILIPAKERSDVDWSSANRIADENSDFLEYIKLIKQAYQTGEVRRKDWDH